A genome region from Arachidicoccus soli includes the following:
- a CDS encoding galactokinase, translating into MNNCLQEVKEKFVEKFNKQPTIVRAPGRVNLIGEHTDYNNGFVLPAAINKAIYLAVSKREDDKIHLISLDLNEEYITSLTTIEKNDKHWTLYILGVVLQLQDHGYKVGGFNCVFCGDIPLGAGLSSSAALECGLGFSLNELFDLNINKINLAKYAQRAENQFVGVKCGIMDQFASMMGKKNQVIKLDCQTMQYEYNPLKMDGIQIVLFDTNVEHSLASSEYNTRRAQCEAGVKMIKEKYPEINSLRDATIEMLNEMILPKDELIYRRCKYVVEENIRLLTGCEDLQHDDIVAFGKKMFATHKGLSKDYEVSCKELDFLIDCVKDNPNVLGARMMGGGFGGCTINLIKEEAIEDLVKAISEKYRLETKREPKVYIAKIEDGVSIV; encoded by the coding sequence ATGAACAACTGTTTACAGGAGGTAAAGGAAAAATTCGTAGAAAAATTCAATAAACAACCAACAATAGTTAGGGCTCCGGGTCGCGTAAATCTTATTGGAGAACATACCGATTACAATAACGGATTTGTATTACCTGCAGCCATTAATAAGGCAATTTATTTAGCAGTTTCTAAACGGGAAGATGATAAAATTCATCTCATTTCTCTTGACTTAAATGAGGAGTATATTACATCTCTAACAACCATCGAAAAAAATGATAAACACTGGACGCTTTATATTTTAGGCGTTGTTTTGCAACTGCAAGATCATGGATATAAAGTTGGTGGCTTTAATTGTGTTTTCTGTGGTGATATCCCATTAGGGGCAGGTTTGTCATCTTCAGCAGCTTTGGAATGTGGTCTTGGCTTTTCACTGAATGAATTATTTGACTTAAATATCAATAAAATCAATTTGGCAAAATATGCTCAAAGAGCTGAAAACCAATTTGTAGGAGTTAAATGCGGCATTATGGATCAGTTCGCAAGCATGATGGGAAAGAAAAATCAAGTAATAAAATTAGATTGTCAAACAATGCAATACGAATACAACCCTCTAAAAATGGATGGTATTCAAATTGTATTATTTGATACCAATGTAGAACATTCATTAGCATCATCCGAATACAATACACGTCGCGCTCAATGCGAGGCTGGTGTAAAAATGATAAAAGAAAAATATCCTGAAATTAATAGCTTGCGGGATGCAACGATAGAAATGTTGAATGAAATGATTTTACCGAAAGATGAACTTATTTATCGACGTTGTAAATATGTGGTAGAAGAAAATATTCGACTATTAACCGGTTGTGAAGATTTACAACATGATGATATAGTAGCTTTTGGTAAAAAAATGTTTGCTACTCATAAAGGTTTGAGCAAAGACTACGAAGTAAGTTGTAAAGAGCTAGACTTTTTAATAGATTGTGTAAAGGATAATCCCAACGTATTGGGTGCGCGTATGATGGGTGGTGGATTTGGTGGTTGTACAATCAATCTAATCAAGGAAGAAGCAATAGAAGATTTGGTTAAGGCTATCTCAGAAAAATATCGATTAGAAACAAAAAGAGAACCAAAAGTATATATTGCAAAAATTGAAGATGGCGTTTCAATCGTTTAA
- a CDS encoding LacI family DNA-binding transcriptional regulator, with translation MEKVTITVLAEKLNTTPATISRALNNHPAISDSMKKKVHALAEKMNYKRNKIASSLRSGKTYTIGVLIPSANISFFGSVVHGIEIVANANGYNILLYQTNESRKFEGKGVEALLSAHVDGILISVSKETKDYTHLSNAKKLGVPIVFFDRAKEGLGISSVVIDDYKGAFMATEHLIKQGYKRIAHISGPLHMKVFNDRMEGYKAAMQQYKMKFSDDWLFEGDVSIESGKAAIGHFLSLKEKPDAVFAVEDYSALGALKELKNRKVAVPERFGVFGFANELFAEHLTPSLSSVDQQTILMGKEAMQLLLSLMANKKQPAACTNITLDPLLIFRESSQRKIK, from the coding sequence ATGGAAAAAGTAACAATAACCGTCCTAGCCGAAAAGCTAAACACCACACCTGCTACAATTTCGCGGGCACTTAATAATCATCCAGCTATTAGCGATTCGATGAAAAAGAAGGTGCATGCGCTTGCAGAAAAAATGAATTATAAGAGAAATAAAATAGCCTCTTCCTTGCGTTCAGGTAAAACCTATACAATTGGCGTATTAATACCGAGCGCCAACATTAGCTTCTTTGGATCTGTGGTACATGGAATAGAAATTGTAGCCAATGCAAACGGTTATAATATCCTTCTTTATCAAACCAATGAAAGCCGAAAATTTGAAGGAAAAGGTGTGGAAGCCCTATTATCTGCACACGTAGATGGCATACTCATCTCCGTTTCTAAAGAAACAAAAGATTATACCCATTTATCTAACGCAAAAAAACTAGGAGTCCCTATCGTTTTCTTTGATAGGGCAAAGGAAGGACTAGGAATTTCCTCCGTTGTGATAGACGATTATAAAGGAGCCTTTATGGCCACAGAACATCTTATAAAACAAGGTTACAAACGTATTGCACATATATCGGGGCCATTACACATGAAAGTTTTTAACGATCGGATGGAAGGTTATAAAGCAGCTATGCAGCAATACAAAATGAAGTTCAGTGACGATTGGCTTTTTGAAGGAGATGTATCTATTGAATCTGGCAAAGCAGCTATTGGTCATTTTCTTAGTCTCAAAGAAAAGCCTGACGCCGTATTTGCAGTAGAAGATTATTCTGCCTTAGGTGCTTTAAAAGAATTGAAAAATAGAAAGGTTGCTGTACCCGAAAGGTTTGGCGTATTTGGGTTTGCGAATGAACTCTTTGCTGAACATCTTACACCTAGCCTATCTTCCGTAGATCAACAAACAATATTAATGGGAAAAGAAGCCATGCAACTTTTACTTTCATTAATGGCTAATAAAAAACAACCTGCAGCTTGCACAAATATCACCTTAGATCCTCTATTAATTTTTAGAGAATCTTCTCAAAGAAAAATAAAGTAA
- a CDS encoding DUF59 domain-containing protein, protein MSNEIPLRDKIDEALRTVYDPEIPCNIVELGLIYKTEIKDNNEVFITMTLTAPGCPVAGDIVLEVQEKVKEVEGVTDAHIQLTFDPQWTQEMMSEEAKLELGFL, encoded by the coding sequence ATGAGTAACGAAATTCCCTTAAGAGATAAAATTGATGAAGCTTTACGTACCGTTTACGACCCTGAGATTCCTTGCAATATTGTAGAGCTGGGATTGATTTATAAAACAGAAATAAAGGACAATAACGAAGTATTTATCACAATGACTTTAACTGCTCCCGGTTGTCCAGTAGCTGGCGATATTGTTTTAGAAGTTCAAGAAAAAGTCAAAGAAGTAGAAGGTGTAACTGATGCACATATTCAACTTACTTTTGATCCTCAATGGACACAAGAGATGATGAGCGAAGAAGCAAAATTAGAACTAGGATTTTTGTAA
- a CDS encoding SufE family protein — translation MTIEESQQEIIDEFTFLADWMDKYEMIIQMGKELPMIEEQYKKPENLIKGCQSQVWLHAENKDNLLYFTADSDALITKGLVALVVKVLSGHSAKEIIESNLHFVDDIGLKSHLSPTRSNGLLSMLKQIKNYAIAFHSLEK, via the coding sequence ATGACAATAGAAGAATCACAGCAGGAGATTATAGATGAGTTTACCTTTCTCGCCGATTGGATGGACAAATACGAAATGATTATCCAAATGGGAAAAGAGTTACCAATGATTGAGGAACAGTATAAAAAACCGGAAAACCTGATCAAAGGTTGCCAATCACAGGTATGGCTACATGCAGAGAACAAAGACAATTTATTATATTTTACGGCCGATAGCGACGCCTTGATTACAAAGGGGCTAGTAGCACTGGTTGTAAAAGTTTTGTCGGGTCATTCAGCTAAAGAAATTATTGAAAGCAATTTGCATTTTGTAGATGATATTGGTTTAAAAAGCCATTTATCTCCTACCCGCTCTAATGGATTATTATCCATGCTGAAGCAAATAAAGAATTATGCGATTGCCTTTCATTCATTAGAAAAATAG
- a CDS encoding aminotransferase class V-fold PLP-dependent enzyme produces the protein MASILSSEEIKKIRSDFPLLQREIYNKRLVYLDNAATTQKPNLVLGALQKYYTDYNSNVHRGVHLLSQEATDAYEVSRKKIAKFIDAKTDKEIIFTKGTTDGINLVASSFGKKFLNEGDSVIISAMEHHSNIVPWQMICEEKNANLKVIPFNEKGELRMDEFEKLLDDTVKIIAVTCVSNSLATINPVEEIIQKAHAKNIPVLLDAAQAIQHMPLSVQKLNADFIVFSGHKMFGPTGIGVLYGKEEWLNKLPPYQGGGDMIKSVSFEKTIYNELPFKFEAGTPDISGAIVLGYAVDYINQISIERIHATEEDLMNYAMNALKTIPNIRFIGEAKNRAGVISFLLGNAHPFDTGELLDKQGIAVRTGHHCCQPVMDIFKIPGTVRASFAFYNTKEEIDMLIKGLERAAKILL, from the coding sequence ATGGCCTCTATATTATCATCTGAAGAGATAAAAAAAATTCGCAGCGATTTTCCGCTCCTTCAACGAGAAATTTACAATAAAAGATTGGTTTATTTAGATAACGCAGCTACCACACAAAAACCCAATTTGGTCTTAGGTGCATTACAAAAATATTATACCGATTATAATAGTAATGTGCATCGTGGCGTGCATTTGCTTAGTCAAGAAGCAACTGATGCTTATGAAGTATCGAGAAAGAAAATAGCTAAATTTATAGATGCAAAAACTGACAAAGAAATCATCTTTACAAAAGGTACAACCGATGGCATCAATTTGGTGGCGAGTAGCTTTGGTAAAAAATTTTTAAACGAAGGAGATAGTGTTATTATCTCCGCGATGGAACATCATTCTAACATCGTTCCATGGCAAATGATTTGCGAAGAGAAAAATGCCAATCTGAAAGTAATTCCTTTCAACGAAAAAGGCGAATTGCGCATGGATGAGTTTGAAAAACTACTCGACGATACCGTGAAAATAATTGCAGTTACTTGCGTTTCAAATTCATTGGCAACAATAAATCCGGTAGAAGAAATTATTCAAAAAGCGCATGCAAAAAATATTCCCGTTTTATTGGATGCAGCACAGGCCATACAACATATGCCTTTATCTGTACAAAAATTGAATGCAGATTTTATCGTTTTCTCTGGTCATAAGATGTTTGGACCCACAGGTATTGGTGTATTATATGGAAAAGAAGAATGGCTTAACAAACTTCCTCCTTATCAAGGTGGTGGCGATATGATAAAATCGGTGAGCTTTGAAAAAACTATTTATAACGAATTGCCTTTTAAATTTGAAGCTGGCACTCCTGACATTTCCGGAGCGATTGTTTTGGGTTATGCTGTAGATTATATCAATCAAATTAGCATTGAAAGAATACATGCGACAGAAGAAGATTTGATGAATTATGCGATGAATGCTTTAAAAACTATTCCAAACATTCGTTTTATTGGTGAAGCAAAAAACAGAGCCGGTGTTATTTCATTCTTATTAGGGAATGCGCATCCTTTTGATACAGGTGAATTACTCGATAAGCAAGGAATAGCGGTGCGCACAGGGCATCATTGCTGCCAACCGGTAATGGATATTTTTAAAATTCCAGGCACTGTGAGGGCCTCCTTTGCATTTTATAATACCAAAGAAGAAATAGATATGTTGATAAAAGGATTAGAAAGGGCCGCAAAAATTTTATTATAA
- the sufD gene encoding Fe-S cluster assembly protein SufD, whose protein sequence is MSNQIAENSLYDTLVNEFEQTYPEFEKTEQASLLKKRKEAFRLFSENKFPTNKNEEWRFTNLSPFVNETYSLRSKEEIDNETIQKAIDKSRIKNLEAYRLVLVNGIINFEFSEIPSSDKINIQPINEIKNEKGFEKNINKTVDINKFPFAALNTSFFGDGFYIEIKKNFQLDKPIQIVHIYAEKENVFLQPRNIVKVAQGAACEIIEASICISKKIFFVNSFTEIFVGENAHFKHAHFQRGNINERWIVHTQVEQDQNSRYDNYTLTLPKADLVRNNLNVVLDGVNTETHLYGLYLVADKHLVDNHSVVDHRFPNCQSNQLYKGVILDGGKGVFNGKIYVHRAAQKTNAFQQNNNLLFSPNATINSKPQLEIFADDVKCSHGTTVGQFNEESLFYLRSRGVGEESARGMLVNAFAFDVTNKIENEALRNYVEHLIEITIEKAH, encoded by the coding sequence ATGTCTAATCAAATAGCAGAAAATTCTTTATACGACACACTGGTTAATGAATTTGAGCAGACTTACCCTGAATTTGAAAAAACAGAACAAGCTTCTCTTTTGAAAAAAAGAAAAGAAGCATTTAGGTTGTTTTCCGAGAATAAATTTCCAACTAATAAAAATGAAGAATGGCGTTTCACCAATCTTTCTCCATTTGTGAATGAAACATACAGTCTTCGTTCTAAAGAAGAGATAGATAACGAAACCATTCAAAAAGCGATTGATAAATCTAGAATAAAAAATTTAGAAGCATACCGTTTGGTGCTGGTGAATGGTATTATCAACTTTGAATTTTCAGAAATTCCCAGTTCAGATAAAATTAATATCCAACCCATAAACGAAATAAAAAATGAAAAAGGATTTGAAAAGAATATCAATAAAACAGTTGATATCAATAAGTTTCCTTTTGCAGCTTTAAACACTTCTTTTTTTGGAGATGGATTTTATATTGAAATTAAGAAAAATTTTCAGCTCGATAAGCCAATACAAATTGTGCACATTTATGCAGAGAAGGAAAATGTATTCCTACAACCGCGCAACATTGTTAAAGTAGCACAGGGTGCAGCTTGTGAAATCATTGAAGCATCTATTTGCATTAGCAAAAAAATATTTTTCGTTAATAGTTTTACAGAAATCTTTGTAGGAGAAAACGCACATTTCAAACACGCTCATTTTCAACGCGGAAATATAAATGAAAGATGGATTGTGCACACCCAAGTGGAACAAGATCAAAATAGTCGTTACGACAATTATACACTTACTTTACCAAAAGCAGATCTGGTAAGAAATAATTTGAATGTCGTTTTGGACGGTGTAAATACCGAAACACATTTGTATGGGCTATATCTAGTAGCAGATAAACATTTGGTGGACAATCATTCTGTAGTGGATCATCGTTTCCCAAATTGTCAAAGCAATCAGTTGTATAAAGGCGTCATTTTAGATGGGGGGAAAGGCGTATTCAACGGGAAAATATATGTACACCGTGCCGCGCAAAAGACCAATGCTTTTCAGCAAAACAATAATTTATTGTTTAGTCCAAATGCAACCATCAACTCAAAACCGCAGTTAGAAATTTTTGCAGATGACGTCAAGTGCAGTCACGGAACGACAGTTGGTCAATTCAACGAAGAGTCCTTATTTTACCTACGTTCACGTGGTGTAGGCGAAGAATCTGCTAGAGGAATGTTGGTAAATGCCTTTGCATTCGATGTAACTAATAAAATTGAAAATGAAGCTTTACGCAATTATGTAGAACACTTGATAGAAATAACTATCGAAAAAGCACATTAA
- the sufC gene encoding Fe-S cluster assembly ATPase SufC, with protein sequence MLSIKNLYAQVENKEILKGINLEVNAGEVHAIMGPNGSGKSSLASVLAGRENYEVTEGSVTLDGKDLLDLSPEDRAREGLFLAFQYPVEIPGVSNINFLKTALNEIRSYRGLEPLDAKSFLKLTKERQQLVEFDAKLVNRSLNEGFSGGEKKRNEILQLAMLEPKLSILDETDSGLDIDALRIVSNGVNKLRSKDNAFVLITHYQRLLEYIVPDFVHVLYNGRIVKSGGKDLALELEEKGYDWIKEENKVIA encoded by the coding sequence ATGTTAAGTATTAAAAATTTATACGCTCAAGTAGAAAACAAAGAGATATTAAAAGGTATCAATCTTGAGGTGAATGCAGGTGAGGTTCACGCAATAATGGGACCCAACGGATCTGGAAAAAGTTCATTAGCTTCTGTATTAGCTGGTCGCGAAAATTATGAAGTAACAGAAGGTTCCGTAACATTAGACGGGAAAGATTTATTAGACCTTTCTCCTGAAGATCGTGCACGAGAGGGCTTATTTCTAGCGTTTCAATATCCGGTGGAAATCCCCGGTGTTTCCAATATCAACTTCTTAAAAACTGCATTGAATGAAATACGTTCTTATCGTGGTTTAGAGCCTTTAGATGCAAAATCATTTTTGAAATTAACCAAAGAAAGACAGCAATTAGTGGAGTTTGATGCCAAATTAGTCAACCGATCTTTGAATGAAGGTTTTTCCGGAGGTGAGAAAAAACGTAACGAAATATTGCAATTAGCTATGCTGGAGCCTAAACTTTCTATTTTGGACGAGACTGACTCCGGCTTAGATATCGACGCTTTACGCATCGTATCGAATGGCGTAAATAAATTGCGATCTAAGGATAATGCATTTGTATTAATCACACACTATCAAAGACTTTTGGAATATATCGTCCCTGATTTTGTACATGTTCTATATAATGGTCGTATAGTAAAATCCGGCGGCAAGGATCTCGCATTGGAATTGGAAGAGAAAGGATACGATTGGATTAAAGAAGAGAATAAAGTAATTGCTTAA
- the sufB gene encoding Fe-S cluster assembly protein SufB encodes MATKETDEDILDRISTQEYEFGFSTNIEMDVIPAGLNEDVIRFISKKKNEPQWLLDWRLKGYQTFNKQGMPHWQNFPMPEIDFQAISYYAAPKNKKKLSSLEEVDPELLETFAKLGIPLNEQKVLAGVEDNNKPKVAVDAVFDSVSVATTFKEELGKLGVIFCSISEAIQKHPELVKKYLGSVVPYSDNKFASLNSAVFSDGSFVYVPKGVRCPMELSTYFRINTENTGQFERTLIIADEGAYVSYLEGCTAPKRDENQLHAAIVEIVAMENAEVKYSTVQNWFPGDKDGKGGIYNFVTKRGACRGANSKISWTQVETGSAITWKYPSVILQGDNSVGEFYSVAVTKNHQVADTGTKIFHLGKNTKSRIISKGISAGYGQNSYRGLVQVGSKAENARNFTQCDSLLIGDLCGAHTFPYIESKNNTATIEHEATTSKIGEDQIFYLNQRGIDTEQAVALIVNGYAREVLNQLPMEFAVEAQKLLSLTLEGSVG; translated from the coding sequence ATGGCTACGAAAGAGACAGATGAGGATATATTAGACCGGATTTCCACCCAAGAATACGAATTTGGTTTTAGTACCAATATCGAAATGGATGTGATTCCCGCAGGGTTGAATGAGGATGTAATTCGTTTTATTTCTAAGAAAAAAAACGAACCGCAGTGGCTATTGGATTGGCGATTAAAGGGCTATCAGACCTTTAATAAACAAGGCATGCCCCATTGGCAAAACTTCCCCATGCCCGAAATTGATTTTCAAGCTATATCCTATTATGCGGCTCCGAAAAACAAAAAGAAATTAAGCAGTTTAGAGGAAGTAGACCCGGAGCTTCTAGAAACATTTGCCAAATTAGGCATTCCTTTAAATGAACAAAAGGTACTAGCTGGTGTTGAAGATAACAATAAACCAAAAGTAGCTGTAGATGCAGTATTTGACAGTGTTTCTGTAGCAACTACTTTCAAAGAAGAATTGGGTAAGTTGGGCGTAATATTCTGCTCTATAAGTGAGGCAATACAAAAACACCCTGAACTTGTAAAGAAATATTTGGGTTCAGTTGTTCCTTATTCCGACAACAAATTTGCATCATTAAACTCAGCTGTATTTTCAGACGGATCATTTGTATATGTGCCAAAAGGTGTACGTTGCCCTATGGAACTTTCTACTTATTTTAGAATAAATACAGAAAACACCGGTCAGTTTGAACGTACTTTAATTATAGCCGATGAAGGCGCTTATGTAAGTTATCTTGAAGGCTGCACTGCACCTAAAAGAGATGAGAATCAACTACACGCTGCTATTGTAGAAATCGTTGCAATGGAAAATGCAGAAGTAAAATATTCAACTGTACAAAACTGGTTTCCTGGTGATAAAGACGGTAAAGGAGGTATTTACAATTTTGTAACCAAGCGTGGCGCATGTCGAGGAGCCAATTCCAAAATATCTTGGACTCAAGTCGAAACAGGTTCTGCCATTACCTGGAAATATCCTAGCGTAATCTTGCAAGGTGATAATTCTGTCGGTGAATTTTATTCAGTAGCAGTTACAAAAAACCATCAAGTAGCCGATACGGGAACTAAGATTTTTCATTTAGGAAAAAATACCAAAAGTCGCATTATTTCTAAAGGTATTTCCGCTGGCTATGGGCAAAATAGTTACCGAGGTTTGGTACAAGTTGGCAGTAAGGCCGAAAATGCCAGAAACTTTACCCAATGTGACTCTTTGCTGATTGGAGATTTGTGTGGCGCGCATACTTTCCCTTATATTGAATCGAAAAATAATACAGCAACAATTGAGCACGAGGCCACAACTTCTAAAATAGGGGAAGATCAAATTTTCTATCTTAACCAAAGAGGGATTGACACAGAACAAGCCGTTGCATTAATTGTGAACGGATATGCACGAGAAGTTTTGAATCAATTACCAATGGAGTTTGCAGTAGAAGCGCAAAAACTGTTGAGTTTGACTTTGGAAGGTAGTGTAGGTTAA
- a CDS encoding HesB/IscA family protein: protein MITVSNAAKEYIEGLLSKQPSEKGKYVRVGVRGGGCSGLEYQLEFDSERRKEDEVFTDKDITILVDKKSLLYLFGTELDYSSGLNGKGLFFNNPNATRTCSCGESFAV, encoded by the coding sequence ATGATTACCGTTTCAAATGCAGCGAAGGAATATATAGAAGGCTTACTGAGCAAACAACCCTCTGAAAAAGGAAAATATGTGCGCGTAGGTGTCCGTGGTGGCGGTTGTTCAGGGTTAGAATATCAATTGGAATTTGACTCCGAAAGGAGGAAAGAGGATGAGGTATTCACCGATAAAGATATTACGATTTTGGTAGATAAGAAGAGTTTATTATATCTTTTTGGAACCGAATTGGATTATTCCAGCGGATTAAATGGCAAGGGATTATTTTTTAATAACCCGAATGCGACAAGAACTTGTAGCTGCGGCGAGAGCTTTGCAGTGTAG
- a CDS encoding class I SAM-dependent methyltransferase: MNTTNIEKEQAHWLLAKLGKRVLRPGGKQLTLKIIKSLQISKNDNILEFAPGMGATASLLLSYHPKSYTAVEANESAAKNLQKKFNGKNSHIIIGNAAQSHIKDESIDKILGEAMLTMQANHRKSEVIQEAYRILREGGLYAIHELCLEPENISEETKEDIQKNLAITMHVNARPLTIIEWENLFKNEGFSIKEVFFSPMRLLELKRVIADEGIFRSIRIAVNILIHQKARRRLMEIRHLFRKYQSHLNAISIVVEKI; the protein is encoded by the coding sequence ATGAATACAACAAATATAGAAAAAGAGCAGGCGCATTGGTTATTGGCAAAATTGGGCAAAAGAGTTTTACGCCCCGGAGGCAAACAACTTACATTAAAAATAATTAAATCATTGCAAATCTCCAAGAACGATAACATTTTAGAATTTGCACCAGGTATGGGCGCTACAGCGTCCTTATTGTTAAGCTATCATCCAAAATCTTATACTGCGGTTGAGGCCAACGAAAGTGCAGCTAAAAATTTACAAAAGAAATTTAATGGCAAAAATTCTCATATCATAATAGGCAATGCTGCACAGAGCCATATAAAAGATGAAAGTATAGATAAAATTTTAGGAGAAGCAATGCTGACCATGCAAGCCAATCACCGGAAGAGTGAAGTTATACAGGAAGCATACAGAATTTTGAGAGAAGGTGGATTATATGCGATCCATGAATTATGCCTTGAGCCTGAAAATATAAGCGAAGAAACTAAAGAAGATATTCAGAAAAATCTTGCAATTACCATGCACGTCAATGCAAGGCCATTAACGATAATTGAATGGGAAAATTTATTTAAAAATGAAGGATTTAGCATAAAAGAGGTATTCTTTAGTCCAATGCGCTTACTTGAGCTTAAACGTGTAATTGCAGACGAAGGCATTTTTAGATCTATTAGAATAGCGGTAAATATTTTGATTCATCAAAAGGCCAGAAGGCGTTTGATGGAGATAAGACATCTATTTAGAAAATATCAATCCCATTTGAATGCGATTTCAATAGTAGTGGAAAAAATATAG
- a CDS encoding RrF2 family transcriptional regulator, with translation MFSKSCEYGIKATLHIAHQSQQSKYVSLKEIAKAINSPEAFTAKILQQLTHSKIIISTRGAAGGFKINENSLEKIKLSHIVNAIDGDDIYKGCGLGLNVCNEAKPCPVHHKFKVVRESLKTMLETTSIKELSNGLNDGLTFLKR, from the coding sequence ATGTTTTCAAAATCATGTGAATACGGTATTAAAGCAACCCTTCATATTGCACATCAATCTCAACAAAGTAAATATGTAAGCTTAAAAGAGATCGCAAAAGCAATTAATTCTCCTGAGGCATTTACTGCCAAAATATTACAGCAACTTACCCATAGCAAAATCATTATTTCGACAAGGGGGGCTGCAGGAGGATTTAAAATAAATGAGAATTCACTGGAAAAAATAAAGCTATCTCATATTGTAAATGCTATAGATGGTGATGATATCTATAAAGGTTGTGGTTTGGGCCTAAATGTTTGCAATGAAGCCAAACCTTGCCCTGTACATCACAAATTTAAAGTTGTGCGGGAAAGTTTAAAAACAATGTTAGAAACCACAAGTATAAAAGAATTATCTAATGGATTGAACGATGGTCTTACATTTTTAAAACGTTAA
- the ypfJ gene encoding KPN_02809 family neutral zinc metallopeptidase, with amino-acid sequence MKWLNPDDSTDGVEVQKGGRGKTAGKIGGLGAVVIVIISLILGKNPMEMLGFVNNAIPGQQQTQTTGTVTNMNGNNDSTFTVRVYNSANKVWEGVFDQQLHKNYSRPILSLFEGSTQTACGGASAASGPFYCPGDRKVYIDLSFFNELAQRFKAPGQLAMAYVVAHEMGHHIQNLLGVTDKLDAARQRLSEADYNKLSVKLELQADFYAGFWAHYAEQEKIISLEPGDIESALAAANAVGDDNLQKQAQGYVVPESFTHGTSAQRIYWFKKGYTTGDLSQGDTFDDASLN; translated from the coding sequence ATGAAATGGTTAAACCCTGATGACAGCACCGATGGAGTTGAAGTACAAAAAGGTGGTCGAGGAAAAACAGCTGGTAAAATTGGCGGACTCGGCGCTGTTGTGATTGTTATTATTTCTTTGATCCTTGGTAAGAACCCCATGGAAATGTTGGGCTTTGTAAATAATGCCATCCCTGGACAGCAACAGACGCAAACGACGGGAACTGTTACTAATATGAATGGTAATAATGATTCAACTTTTACCGTTAGAGTTTACAATAGCGCCAATAAAGTATGGGAAGGGGTTTTTGATCAACAATTGCACAAAAATTATAGCCGCCCGATTTTGTCTTTATTTGAAGGTTCTACGCAAACAGCTTGTGGTGGTGCATCTGCTGCTTCCGGACCATTTTATTGCCCCGGAGATAGAAAGGTTTACATAGACTTATCATTTTTCAATGAATTAGCACAACGATTTAAAGCACCCGGACAATTGGCTATGGCATATGTGGTTGCACATGAAATGGGGCATCATATTCAAAATCTGTTAGGTGTAACCGATAAGTTAGATGCGGCCCGGCAAAGATTAAGTGAAGCCGATTACAATAAGCTTTCTGTAAAATTGGAATTGCAAGCTGATTTTTACGCCGGCTTTTGGGCACATTATGCCGAGCAAGAAAAAATAATTTCTTTAGAACCCGGCGATATTGAATCAGCACTAGCAGCGGCTAATGCAGTAGGAGATGATAATTTGCAGAAGCAAGCACAAGGCTATGTCGTGCCTGAATCTTTTACTCATGGTACTTCGGCCCAGCGTATATATTGGTTTAAAAAAGGATATACAACCGGTGATCTAAGTCAAGGTGATACTTTTGATGATGCGAGTTTAAATTAG